A window of Acropora muricata isolate sample 2 chromosome 3, ASM3666990v1, whole genome shotgun sequence contains these coding sequences:
- the LOC136910437 gene encoding E1A-binding protein p400-like isoform X3 — MLQGTLRDLFTIESDTSYTQTAANMSAPVEKKEVEEALVEEPELADVTIRAEVSNPAPGGKESQTFLEQALLKAEDEQDVCAASRAKAEQELELAEFDEGIPLSEDGSGKEEKSKVEEELSALENQMSSVERYAIRFLESSGAYVTLEQIKAAKDEVEMVKKDWELGHLQALKKEEEKRVAAEEDEILYTYSREEALQVYVNDITGEEMPIWTPPTPPREGQDEVYVDTSVGYLYETTPMAASRLPPLYLTKPHQAGKRTVYKSIAYFRDQLQGAVKDRVSRPTSVFDRNGFDPFARSRRNSLSKKSKMKQMKQQVTPSIVKQTDCSQGVGVPEWLIHEDWALLQAVNSLQELPVDLAVNVPSQTPNWDIVCDIVNLTSRAFRSARQCRDRYLNMIMPREEGKIPLPGAEENVKKLRTKYRSSSQTLLTQPQLLPVKIKGPSGRSFKTHHLLAQDAGRSPTIVRSSVFELVKRTSQKRKPTLKQMLVDPQMKNFKHLSVLQASGISEEKTLNPVQLATMKADRIAREKAAAAQNAVQQQQQQQQQNQQPQNPTVPAPSQVQGSQLSQAQPAGKQVASSKTQLPAQKLTATTQLNASSVATASALQKTSVLQGTTGTTPSSLLKTTASNIVLSGQSVSSGTAASIVVNTHKGNAAGLSSMASSPFATINQRMQAKIPTPLKVQVQANVSSAGVSTTRVLQAQARQASSPLTPGSVTAVTLGATTSLSAASSASQVGQPTTTLSIASASHNLPVSAQQFVGQLTPQHIAILRQQQQIKAQMKRQQVEQIKQQQQQQQQQQQQQLKRFQIRQVNQGSGASSTATLSQPSAVQQATVQQATVQQRQQMINPQQAAAAAILKTPQTITHQLKQLRQLTPQQQLQIQRQLHQQQQQQRQLLQKMRQQGVGSVTSIQSQQTSQLATAQTSVAKAMTPQAQAQAQAQAQLLAAQKKQQQQQQQLAGAVQVGGQVTAQHAVASSQVQQQQPQQIATVTLGQRTAAPAVQLLQQPQQVQQQQQQQQQQQQHHHQSPYQMRLRNPPKN; from the exons ATGTTACAGGGAACTTTGAGGGATCTTTTTACCATTGAATCAGATACTTCCTACACACAAACAGCTGCAAATATGTCTGCTCCTGTTGAGAAAAAGGAAGTAGAAGAGGCACTTGTGGAGGAACCAGAATTGGCAGACGTCACCATCAGAGCAGAAGTAAGCAATCCTGCACCCGGAGGAAAGGAGTCTCAAACATTTTTGGAACAG GCGTTGCTTAAAGCTGAAGATGAACAGGATGTATGTGCTGCAAGTCGGGCTAAAGCAGAACAAGAGCTTGAGCTTGCAGAATTTGATGAAGGAATTCCTCTCAGTGAAGATGGTTCTGGAAAA GAAGAGAAGTCAAAAGTGGAGGAAGAACTTTCTGCTTTGGAAAACCAG ATGTCTTCTGTTGAACGATATGCTATTCGCTTCCTGGAATCTTCTGGGGCTTATGTTACATTGGAGCAAATAAAAGCAGCTAAG GATGAAGTTGAGATGGTGAAAAAGGACTGGGAATTGGGTCATCTTCAGGCactaaagaaagaagaagagaaacGGGTTGCTGCCGAAGAGGATGAGATCTTGTACACTTACTCACGAGAGGAAGCCCTTCAG GTTTATGTAAATGACATCACTGGAGAGGAAATGCCG ATTTGGACTCCACCTACTCCTCCAAGAGAAGGACAAGATGAGGTGTATGTGGATACTTCTGTGGGATACTTGTATGAGACCACACCAATGGCAGCAAGTAGACTGCCACCCTTGTATTTGACGAAGCCTCATCAAGCAGGAAAGCGAACTGTTTACAAATCTATTGCTTACTTCAGAGATCAGCTTCAAGGAGCTGTAAA AGACCGTGTGAGCCGCCCCACATCAGTGTTTGATAGGAATGGATTTGATCCCTTTGCCAGAAGCCGGCGTAATTCTTTGAGTAAGAAATCTAAGATGAAACAGATGAAGCAGCAGGTGACTCCAAGTATTGTCAAACAGACAGACTGTTCACAG GGTGTTGGTGTTCCTGAGTGGTTGATCCATGAAGACTGGGCCTTGCTTCAG GCTGTGAACTCACTACAAGAGTTACCAGTGGATCTTGCTGTCAATGTTCCCAGTCAAACACCAAACTGGGACATTGTCTGTGACATTGTCAACCTAACAAGCAGGGCATTTCGTTCAGCTCGTCAA TGCCGTGATCGCTACTTGAACATGATTATGCCCAGGGAAGAGGGAAAAATTCCTTTG CCAGGTGCAGAGGAGAATGTGAAGAAATTAAGGACAAAGTACCGATCATCCTCCCAAACACTCCTAACACAGCCACAACTTTTGCCTGTCAAG ATCAAGGGCCCAAGTGGTAGATCATTCAAAACTCATCATCTGTTGGCACAAGATGCTGGACGCTCACCCACTATTGTCCGTTCATCTGTGTTTGAACTTGTCAAACGAACCTCACAGAAGAGAAAACCAACACTCAAACAAAT gttGGTGGACCCACAAATGAAGAATTTTAAGCACTTGTCTGTATTGCAAGCAAG CGGGATTTCTGAAGAAAAGACATTGAATCCAGTTCAGTTGGCAACTATGAAAGCAGACAGAATTGCAAGAGAGAAGGCAGCAGCTGCACAGAATGCTGTG cagcagcagcagcaacaacaacagcaaaatcaACAGCCACAAAATCCAACAGTCCCTGCTCCTTCACAAGTGCAAGGATCACAGCTTTCCCAGGCGCAGCCAGCAGGAAAACAGGTGGCCAGTTCAAAAACACAGCTTCCTGCACAAAAGCTTACAGCAACTACACAACTGAATGCTTCATCTGTTGCG ACGGCATCAGCCCTTCAGAAAACTTCAGTTTTGCAAGGCACTACTGGGACCACACCATCAAGTTTGTTAAAGACCACAG CTTCCAATATAGTGCTTAGTGGCCAATCGGTATCAAGTGGTACAGCAGCTAGTATTGTGGTTAATACTCATAAAGGTAATGCTGCAGGTCTTAGTTCAATGGCATCCTCACCCTTTGCAACAATCAACCAACGGATGCAAGCGAAAATTCCAACTCCCCTGAAAGTTCAAGTGCAAGCT AATGTTTCTTCAGCTGGTGTATCAACAACAAGAGTGTTACAGGCTCAGGCAAGACAGGCAAGCAGCCCTCTGACCCCAGGTTCTGTAACAGCAGTAACTCTTGGAGCTACAACAAGCTTGAGTGCAGCATCGTCAGCAAGTCAG GTTGGACAACCCACTACAACTCTTTCAATTGCATCTGCAA GCCATAATCTGCCAGTGTCAGCTCAGCAGTTTGTCGGACAGCTGACTCCACAGCATATTGCAATACTGAGACAACAGCAGCAGATAAAGGCACAAATGAAGAGGCAGCAGGTGGAACAAAttaagcaacaacaacaacaacaacagcagcagcagcagcagcagcttAAACGCTTTCAGATTAGACAGGTGAACCAGGGATCCGGTGCTTCCAGTACTGCAACTCTCTCACAGCCAAGTGCAGTACAGCAGGCCACAGTACAGCAAGCCACAGTACAGCAGAGACAACAGATGATCAACCCCCAGCAGGCTGCTGCTGCAGCTATCCTTAAAACACCCCAGACTATCACCCATCAGTTAAAGCAGTTAAGACAACTAACACCTCAGCAGCAATTGCAGATACAGCGGCAGTTGcatcagcagcaacaacaacaacggcaaTTACTTCAGAAGATGCGCCAGCAGGGTGTGGGAAGTGTCACTTCCATACAGAGTCAACAGACAAGCCAGTTGGCCACAGCTCAAACAAGTGTAGCAAAGGCCATGACACCACAAGCGCAAGCTCAAGCACAAGCTCAAGCTCAGCTGCTTGCTGCTCAAAAgaaacagcagcaacaacagcagcagctaGCAGGTGCTGTGCAAGTCGGTGGCCAAGTTACAGCACAGCATGCAGTTGCTTCATCACAAGTACAGCAGCAACAACCTCAACAGATAGCCACTGTAACACTTGGGCAAAGAACTGCTGCACCAGCTGTCCAGTTATTACAGCAGCCACAGCAAgtacaacagcaacagcaacaacaacaacaacaacaacaacaccaccATCAGTCTCCATACCAAATGAGACTACGCAACCCACCCaagaattaa
- the LOC136910437 gene encoding E1A-binding protein p400-like isoform X2, protein MLQGTLRDLFTIESDTSYTQTAANMSAPVEKKEVEEALVEEPELADVTIRAEVSNPAPGGKESQTFLEQALLKAEDEQDVCAASRAKAEQELELAEFDEGIPLSEDGSGKEEKSKVEEELSALENQMSSVERYAIRFLESSGAYVTLEQIKAAKDEVEMVKKDWELGHLQALKKEEEKRVAAEEDEILYTYSREEALQVYVNDITGEEMPIWTPPTPPREGQDEVYVDTSVGYLYETTPMAASRLPPLYLTKPHQAGKRTVYKSIAYFRDQLQGAVKDRVSRPTSVFDRNGFDPFARSRRNSLSKKSKMKQMKQQVTPSIVKQTDCSQGVGVPEWLIHEDWALLQAVNSLQELPVDLAVNVPSQTPNWDIVCDIVNLTSRAFRSARQCRDRYLNMIMPREEGKIPLPGAEENVKKLRTKYRSSSQTLLTQPQLLPVKIKGPSGRSFKTHHLLAQDAGRSPTIVRSSVFELVKRTSQKRKPTLKQMLVDPQMKNFKHLSVLQASGISEEKTLNPVQLATMKADRIAREKAAAAQNAVQQQQQQQQQQNQQPQNPTVPAPSQVQGSQLSQAQPAGKQVASSKTQLPAQKLTATTQLNASSVATASALQKTSVLQGTTGTTPSSLLKTTASNIVLSGQSVSSGTAASIVVNTHKGNAAGLSSMASSPFATINQRMQAKIPTPLKVQVQANVSSAGVSTTRVLQAQARQASSPLTPGSVTAVTLGATTSLSAASSASQVGQPTTTLSIASASHNLPVSAQQFVGQLTPQHIAILRQQQQIKAQMKRQQVEQIKQQQQQQQQQQQQQLKRFQIRQVNQGSGASSTATLSQPSAVQQATVQQATVQQRQQMINPQQAAAAAILKTPQTITHQLKQLRQLTPQQQLQIQRQLHQQQQQQRQLLQKMRQQGVGSVTSIQSQQTSQLATAQTSVAKAMTPQAQAQAQAQAQLLAAQKKQQQQQQQLAGAVQVGGQVTAQHAVASSQVQQQQPQQIATVTLGQRTAAPAVQLLQQPQQVQQQQQQQQQQQQHHHQSPYQMRLRNPPKN, encoded by the exons ATGTTACAGGGAACTTTGAGGGATCTTTTTACCATTGAATCAGATACTTCCTACACACAAACAGCTGCAAATATGTCTGCTCCTGTTGAGAAAAAGGAAGTAGAAGAGGCACTTGTGGAGGAACCAGAATTGGCAGACGTCACCATCAGAGCAGAAGTAAGCAATCCTGCACCCGGAGGAAAGGAGTCTCAAACATTTTTGGAACAG GCGTTGCTTAAAGCTGAAGATGAACAGGATGTATGTGCTGCAAGTCGGGCTAAAGCAGAACAAGAGCTTGAGCTTGCAGAATTTGATGAAGGAATTCCTCTCAGTGAAGATGGTTCTGGAAAA GAAGAGAAGTCAAAAGTGGAGGAAGAACTTTCTGCTTTGGAAAACCAG ATGTCTTCTGTTGAACGATATGCTATTCGCTTCCTGGAATCTTCTGGGGCTTATGTTACATTGGAGCAAATAAAAGCAGCTAAG GATGAAGTTGAGATGGTGAAAAAGGACTGGGAATTGGGTCATCTTCAGGCactaaagaaagaagaagagaaacGGGTTGCTGCCGAAGAGGATGAGATCTTGTACACTTACTCACGAGAGGAAGCCCTTCAG GTTTATGTAAATGACATCACTGGAGAGGAAATGCCG ATTTGGACTCCACCTACTCCTCCAAGAGAAGGACAAGATGAGGTGTATGTGGATACTTCTGTGGGATACTTGTATGAGACCACACCAATGGCAGCAAGTAGACTGCCACCCTTGTATTTGACGAAGCCTCATCAAGCAGGAAAGCGAACTGTTTACAAATCTATTGCTTACTTCAGAGATCAGCTTCAAGGAGCTGTAAA AGACCGTGTGAGCCGCCCCACATCAGTGTTTGATAGGAATGGATTTGATCCCTTTGCCAGAAGCCGGCGTAATTCTTTGAGTAAGAAATCTAAGATGAAACAGATGAAGCAGCAGGTGACTCCAAGTATTGTCAAACAGACAGACTGTTCACAG GGTGTTGGTGTTCCTGAGTGGTTGATCCATGAAGACTGGGCCTTGCTTCAG GCTGTGAACTCACTACAAGAGTTACCAGTGGATCTTGCTGTCAATGTTCCCAGTCAAACACCAAACTGGGACATTGTCTGTGACATTGTCAACCTAACAAGCAGGGCATTTCGTTCAGCTCGTCAA TGCCGTGATCGCTACTTGAACATGATTATGCCCAGGGAAGAGGGAAAAATTCCTTTG CCAGGTGCAGAGGAGAATGTGAAGAAATTAAGGACAAAGTACCGATCATCCTCCCAAACACTCCTAACACAGCCACAACTTTTGCCTGTCAAG ATCAAGGGCCCAAGTGGTAGATCATTCAAAACTCATCATCTGTTGGCACAAGATGCTGGACGCTCACCCACTATTGTCCGTTCATCTGTGTTTGAACTTGTCAAACGAACCTCACAGAAGAGAAAACCAACACTCAAACAAAT gttGGTGGACCCACAAATGAAGAATTTTAAGCACTTGTCTGTATTGCAAGCAAG CGGGATTTCTGAAGAAAAGACATTGAATCCAGTTCAGTTGGCAACTATGAAAGCAGACAGAATTGCAAGAGAGAAGGCAGCAGCTGCACAGAATGCTGTG cagcagcagcagcagcaacaacaacagcaaaatcaACAGCCACAAAATCCAACAGTCCCTGCTCCTTCACAAGTGCAAGGATCACAGCTTTCCCAGGCGCAGCCAGCAGGAAAACAGGTGGCCAGTTCAAAAACACAGCTTCCTGCACAAAAGCTTACAGCAACTACACAACTGAATGCTTCATCTGTTGCG ACGGCATCAGCCCTTCAGAAAACTTCAGTTTTGCAAGGCACTACTGGGACCACACCATCAAGTTTGTTAAAGACCACAG CTTCCAATATAGTGCTTAGTGGCCAATCGGTATCAAGTGGTACAGCAGCTAGTATTGTGGTTAATACTCATAAAGGTAATGCTGCAGGTCTTAGTTCAATGGCATCCTCACCCTTTGCAACAATCAACCAACGGATGCAAGCGAAAATTCCAACTCCCCTGAAAGTTCAAGTGCAAGCT AATGTTTCTTCAGCTGGTGTATCAACAACAAGAGTGTTACAGGCTCAGGCAAGACAGGCAAGCAGCCCTCTGACCCCAGGTTCTGTAACAGCAGTAACTCTTGGAGCTACAACAAGCTTGAGTGCAGCATCGTCAGCAAGTCAG GTTGGACAACCCACTACAACTCTTTCAATTGCATCTGCAA GCCATAATCTGCCAGTGTCAGCTCAGCAGTTTGTCGGACAGCTGACTCCACAGCATATTGCAATACTGAGACAACAGCAGCAGATAAAGGCACAAATGAAGAGGCAGCAGGTGGAACAAAttaagcaacaacaacaacaacaacagcagcagcagcagcagcagcttAAACGCTTTCAGATTAGACAGGTGAACCAGGGATCCGGTGCTTCCAGTACTGCAACTCTCTCACAGCCAAGTGCAGTACAGCAGGCCACAGTACAGCAAGCCACAGTACAGCAGAGACAACAGATGATCAACCCCCAGCAGGCTGCTGCTGCAGCTATCCTTAAAACACCCCAGACTATCACCCATCAGTTAAAGCAGTTAAGACAACTAACACCTCAGCAGCAATTGCAGATACAGCGGCAGTTGcatcagcagcaacaacaacaacggcaaTTACTTCAGAAGATGCGCCAGCAGGGTGTGGGAAGTGTCACTTCCATACAGAGTCAACAGACAAGCCAGTTGGCCACAGCTCAAACAAGTGTAGCAAAGGCCATGACACCACAAGCGCAAGCTCAAGCACAAGCTCAAGCTCAGCTGCTTGCTGCTCAAAAgaaacagcagcaacaacagcagcagctaGCAGGTGCTGTGCAAGTCGGTGGCCAAGTTACAGCACAGCATGCAGTTGCTTCATCACAAGTACAGCAGCAACAACCTCAACAGATAGCCACTGTAACACTTGGGCAAAGAACTGCTGCACCAGCTGTCCAGTTATTACAGCAGCCACAGCAAgtacaacagcaacagcaacaacaacaacaacaacaacaacaccaccATCAGTCTCCATACCAAATGAGACTACGCAACCCACCCaagaattaa
- the LOC136910441 gene encoding coronin-6-like produces MAFVRKSHFRHVFGSAAKKDKCYEGFNCSKNSVESPYCAVNPKFLAVIIASAGGGAFLVLRHDEVGRIDPEHGRVGGHKQDVLDVAWNPFDDNMIASSSEDTTVKIWQIPDEGLGKTILDQPLLTLEGSHQRKTHQVLWHPVANNILLSASFDPLIVIWNLESGEPAQEIDCHPDLIYSIDWNTNGSLLATTCKDKKIRVIDARKGNVIQETDGHEGAKPQRVAFCGNLGVLFTCGFSKMSARQYAVWNAKTLENLALEEIDQSNAVLFIHYDPDTKMIYLAGKGDSIIRYYELVSEAPYCHWLTNYSASVPQRGVCFMPKRGCDVTVNEVAKCFKIVAKGYCEPISFTVPRKSELFQEDLFPDCASDEPALTTDEWLEGKDADPKLMSLRPEGSGGAKAAKREKKGLAALGKKAPKKKQAADEEDIFAVIKKLQTQVEAQDKRIKALEEKTANL; encoded by the exons ATGGCTTTTGTGAGAAAATCTCATTTCCGGCATGTTTTTGGGTCGGCAGCTAAGAAGGACAAGTGCTACGAAGGCTTTAATTGTTCCAAAAATTCCGTTGAATCCCCTTACTGTGCTGTTAACCCCAAATTTCTTGCTGTAATCATTGCATCGGCTGGTGGTGGTGCTTTTCTTGTCCTACGGCATGATGAG GTTGGCCGTATCGATCCTGAGCATGGTCGTGTGGGTGGACATAAACAAGATGTCTTGGACGTTGCTTGGAATCCTTTTGATGACAACATGATAGCTTCTTCCTCAGAGGACACAACTGTCAAAATTTGGCAAATTCCAGATGAAGGGCTTGGCAAGACCATTCTGGATCAGCCATTGTTGACCCTGGAAGGTTCTCACCAGCGGAAAACACATCAAGTCTTATGGCACCCAGTTGCAAACAACATCCTTCTCAGTGCCAGTTTTGACCCATTAATTGTCATTTGGAATTTGGAGTCTGGAGAACCGGCCCAGGAAATTGACTGTCACCCAGATCTGATCTACAGCATTGACTGGAATACCAATGGAAGTCTTCTTGCCACCACCTGTAAAGACAAAAAAATCAGAGTTATTGATGCACGCAAAGGAAATGTCATCCAG GAAACAGATGGACATGAGGGAGCAAAGCCTCAAAGAGTAGCATTTTGTGGAAACCTTGGTGTGTTGTTTACTTGTGGCTTCTCGAAGATGAGTGCAAGACAGTATGCAGTGTGGAATGCA AAAACTCTGGAAAATTTAGCCCTGGAAGAGATTGATCAGTCAAATGCTGTTCTTTTCATCCATTATGACCCGGATACTAAGATGATTTATTTAGCTGGCAAG GGAGACAGTATCATCAGGTACTATGAGTTGGTTTCCGAGGCACCATATTGCCACTGGTTAACCAACTACAGTGCCTCTGTTCCACAGCGGGGAGTCTGTTTCATGCCGAAGCGTGGCTGTGATGTTACTGTCAATGAAGTGGCAAAGTGCTTCAAAATTGTTGCCAAAGGATATTGTGAACCCATCAGTTTCACAGTACCCAGGAAG TCAGAGCTTTTTCAAGAGGACCTGTTTCCAGACTGTGCATCAGATGAGCCAGCTCTTACAACTGATGAATGGCTGGAAGGTAAAGATGCTGATCCCAAACTGATGTCTCTTAGGCCTGAAGGAAGTGGAGGAGCCAAGGCGGCAAAGAGGGAAAAGAAAGGACTTGCAGCTCTTGGAAAGAAAGctccaaagaaaaaacaagctGCTGATGAAGAG GATATCTTTGCAGTCATAAAGAAACTGCAAACACAGGTGGAAGCTCAAGACAAACGAATTAAAGCACTGGAGGAGAAAACAGCAAACTTGTAA
- the LOC136910437 gene encoding E1A-binding protein p400-like isoform X1, whose amino-acid sequence MLQGTLRDLFTIESDTSYTQTAANMSAPVEKKEVEEALVEEPELADVTIRAEVSNPAPGGKESQTFLEQALLKAEDEQDVCAASRAKAEQELELAEFDEGIPLSEDGSGKEEKSKVEEELSALENQMSSVERYAIRFLESSGAYVTLEQIKAAKDEVEMVKKDWELGHLQALKKEEEKRVAAEEDEILYTYSREEALQVYVNDITGEEMPIWTPPTPPREGQDEVYVDTSVGYLYETTPMAASRLPPLYLTKPHQAGKRTVYKSIAYFRDQLQGAVKDRVSRPTSVFDRNGFDPFARSRRNSLSKKSKMKQMKQQVTPSIVKQTDCSQGVGVPEWLIHEDWALLQAVNSLQELPVDLAVNVPSQTPNWDIVCDIVNLTSRAFRSARQCRDRYLNMIMPREEGKIPLPGAEENVKKLRTKYRSSSQTLLTQPQLLPVKIKGPSGRSFKTHHLLAQDAGRSPTIVRSSVFELVKRTSQKRKPTLKQMLVDPQMKNFKHLSVLQASGISEEKTLNPVQLATMKADRIAREKAAAAQNAVQQQQQQQQQQQNQQPQNPTVPAPSQVQGSQLSQAQPAGKQVASSKTQLPAQKLTATTQLNASSVATASALQKTSVLQGTTGTTPSSLLKTTASNIVLSGQSVSSGTAASIVVNTHKGNAAGLSSMASSPFATINQRMQAKIPTPLKVQVQANVSSAGVSTTRVLQAQARQASSPLTPGSVTAVTLGATTSLSAASSASQVGQPTTTLSIASASHNLPVSAQQFVGQLTPQHIAILRQQQQIKAQMKRQQVEQIKQQQQQQQQQQQQQLKRFQIRQVNQGSGASSTATLSQPSAVQQATVQQATVQQRQQMINPQQAAAAAILKTPQTITHQLKQLRQLTPQQQLQIQRQLHQQQQQQRQLLQKMRQQGVGSVTSIQSQQTSQLATAQTSVAKAMTPQAQAQAQAQAQLLAAQKKQQQQQQQLAGAVQVGGQVTAQHAVASSQVQQQQPQQIATVTLGQRTAAPAVQLLQQPQQVQQQQQQQQQQQQHHHQSPYQMRLRNPPKN is encoded by the exons ATGTTACAGGGAACTTTGAGGGATCTTTTTACCATTGAATCAGATACTTCCTACACACAAACAGCTGCAAATATGTCTGCTCCTGTTGAGAAAAAGGAAGTAGAAGAGGCACTTGTGGAGGAACCAGAATTGGCAGACGTCACCATCAGAGCAGAAGTAAGCAATCCTGCACCCGGAGGAAAGGAGTCTCAAACATTTTTGGAACAG GCGTTGCTTAAAGCTGAAGATGAACAGGATGTATGTGCTGCAAGTCGGGCTAAAGCAGAACAAGAGCTTGAGCTTGCAGAATTTGATGAAGGAATTCCTCTCAGTGAAGATGGTTCTGGAAAA GAAGAGAAGTCAAAAGTGGAGGAAGAACTTTCTGCTTTGGAAAACCAG ATGTCTTCTGTTGAACGATATGCTATTCGCTTCCTGGAATCTTCTGGGGCTTATGTTACATTGGAGCAAATAAAAGCAGCTAAG GATGAAGTTGAGATGGTGAAAAAGGACTGGGAATTGGGTCATCTTCAGGCactaaagaaagaagaagagaaacGGGTTGCTGCCGAAGAGGATGAGATCTTGTACACTTACTCACGAGAGGAAGCCCTTCAG GTTTATGTAAATGACATCACTGGAGAGGAAATGCCG ATTTGGACTCCACCTACTCCTCCAAGAGAAGGACAAGATGAGGTGTATGTGGATACTTCTGTGGGATACTTGTATGAGACCACACCAATGGCAGCAAGTAGACTGCCACCCTTGTATTTGACGAAGCCTCATCAAGCAGGAAAGCGAACTGTTTACAAATCTATTGCTTACTTCAGAGATCAGCTTCAAGGAGCTGTAAA AGACCGTGTGAGCCGCCCCACATCAGTGTTTGATAGGAATGGATTTGATCCCTTTGCCAGAAGCCGGCGTAATTCTTTGAGTAAGAAATCTAAGATGAAACAGATGAAGCAGCAGGTGACTCCAAGTATTGTCAAACAGACAGACTGTTCACAG GGTGTTGGTGTTCCTGAGTGGTTGATCCATGAAGACTGGGCCTTGCTTCAG GCTGTGAACTCACTACAAGAGTTACCAGTGGATCTTGCTGTCAATGTTCCCAGTCAAACACCAAACTGGGACATTGTCTGTGACATTGTCAACCTAACAAGCAGGGCATTTCGTTCAGCTCGTCAA TGCCGTGATCGCTACTTGAACATGATTATGCCCAGGGAAGAGGGAAAAATTCCTTTG CCAGGTGCAGAGGAGAATGTGAAGAAATTAAGGACAAAGTACCGATCATCCTCCCAAACACTCCTAACACAGCCACAACTTTTGCCTGTCAAG ATCAAGGGCCCAAGTGGTAGATCATTCAAAACTCATCATCTGTTGGCACAAGATGCTGGACGCTCACCCACTATTGTCCGTTCATCTGTGTTTGAACTTGTCAAACGAACCTCACAGAAGAGAAAACCAACACTCAAACAAAT gttGGTGGACCCACAAATGAAGAATTTTAAGCACTTGTCTGTATTGCAAGCAAG CGGGATTTCTGAAGAAAAGACATTGAATCCAGTTCAGTTGGCAACTATGAAAGCAGACAGAATTGCAAGAGAGAAGGCAGCAGCTGCACAGAATGCTGTG cagcagcagcagcagcagcaacaacaacagcaaaatcaACAGCCACAAAATCCAACAGTCCCTGCTCCTTCACAAGTGCAAGGATCACAGCTTTCCCAGGCGCAGCCAGCAGGAAAACAGGTGGCCAGTTCAAAAACACAGCTTCCTGCACAAAAGCTTACAGCAACTACACAACTGAATGCTTCATCTGTTGCG ACGGCATCAGCCCTTCAGAAAACTTCAGTTTTGCAAGGCACTACTGGGACCACACCATCAAGTTTGTTAAAGACCACAG CTTCCAATATAGTGCTTAGTGGCCAATCGGTATCAAGTGGTACAGCAGCTAGTATTGTGGTTAATACTCATAAAGGTAATGCTGCAGGTCTTAGTTCAATGGCATCCTCACCCTTTGCAACAATCAACCAACGGATGCAAGCGAAAATTCCAACTCCCCTGAAAGTTCAAGTGCAAGCT AATGTTTCTTCAGCTGGTGTATCAACAACAAGAGTGTTACAGGCTCAGGCAAGACAGGCAAGCAGCCCTCTGACCCCAGGTTCTGTAACAGCAGTAACTCTTGGAGCTACAACAAGCTTGAGTGCAGCATCGTCAGCAAGTCAG GTTGGACAACCCACTACAACTCTTTCAATTGCATCTGCAA GCCATAATCTGCCAGTGTCAGCTCAGCAGTTTGTCGGACAGCTGACTCCACAGCATATTGCAATACTGAGACAACAGCAGCAGATAAAGGCACAAATGAAGAGGCAGCAGGTGGAACAAAttaagcaacaacaacaacaacaacagcagcagcagcagcagcagcttAAACGCTTTCAGATTAGACAGGTGAACCAGGGATCCGGTGCTTCCAGTACTGCAACTCTCTCACAGCCAAGTGCAGTACAGCAGGCCACAGTACAGCAAGCCACAGTACAGCAGAGACAACAGATGATCAACCCCCAGCAGGCTGCTGCTGCAGCTATCCTTAAAACACCCCAGACTATCACCCATCAGTTAAAGCAGTTAAGACAACTAACACCTCAGCAGCAATTGCAGATACAGCGGCAGTTGcatcagcagcaacaacaacaacggcaaTTACTTCAGAAGATGCGCCAGCAGGGTGTGGGAAGTGTCACTTCCATACAGAGTCAACAGACAAGCCAGTTGGCCACAGCTCAAACAAGTGTAGCAAAGGCCATGACACCACAAGCGCAAGCTCAAGCACAAGCTCAAGCTCAGCTGCTTGCTGCTCAAAAgaaacagcagcaacaacagcagcagctaGCAGGTGCTGTGCAAGTCGGTGGCCAAGTTACAGCACAGCATGCAGTTGCTTCATCACAAGTACAGCAGCAACAACCTCAACAGATAGCCACTGTAACACTTGGGCAAAGAACTGCTGCACCAGCTGTCCAGTTATTACAGCAGCCACAGCAAgtacaacagcaacagcaacaacaacaacaacaacaacaacaccaccATCAGTCTCCATACCAAATGAGACTACGCAACCCACCCaagaattaa